From a region of the Geothrix sp. 21YS21S-2 genome:
- a CDS encoding molybdopterin-dependent oxidoreductase, protein MDRRLFLQIVGAGGFAATSIACPKFFGKGRRAAEPPVPLGIPTTCELCPNKCSVLASVRKGRIHKLNPNPENPKSRNMLCARGNAAIQQVYDPDRLKQPLIRAGARGEGKWKPVSWDEAFDFAAKKLAETKAKHGPEGTLWSSTEGFQEVFFKNLGLAFGSPNILRHPSLCLASVNLAYSMTFGTVPSFDLQNAKYVIMAGANRFESIITPDTMDLIGGVMERKAKFVYLDPRFTVTASKADEWYPIKPGTDMAFILAMIHVIIREDRCDKAFLDQWTLGFDRLVEHVLPYTPEFAEAETGIPAREITRIAREFADAGHRAVFYAGRRSSWYQNDFQMRRAQAILNTIVGNWDREGGMVPNRKVAKGEFMFLPWDDPKAGRVDEVEKNFPLASAKDGVYLQTRENVLKGAPYPVKAWMIYKQDPLNAVPDQGKTLKMMEGMDFIGVVDIAMSDTAWYADVVFPESHYLERTDPIEVMPGIWPAAVLRQQVIKPIHDTLPMLDIAQGLARRLGLADYFDYTIDQWIEAEARELPVENGLEYMKKHGVVAFSEPKYGTTRNAAYRFVTKSGKIEIFSERLAEAGHDPLPVYASPAQPPSGKFRMILGRKATITHAALAGLPWLHEQVPENDLWINQDQATRLGIRTGDLVQVTSTAGTVRIKARATEEIRPDCVFMLHGFGKRSPWLKLVHNVGAADAVLLETAWDKVSGNAAMHETFVNVVKV, encoded by the coding sequence ATGGATCGCCGTCTGTTCCTGCAGATCGTCGGCGCCGGCGGTTTCGCCGCCACCAGCATCGCCTGCCCGAAATTCTTCGGGAAGGGCAGGCGCGCCGCGGAACCCCCGGTCCCCCTGGGGATCCCGACCACCTGCGAGCTGTGCCCCAACAAGTGCTCGGTCCTGGCCTCCGTCCGCAAGGGCCGCATCCACAAGCTGAACCCCAATCCCGAGAACCCCAAGTCCCGCAACATGCTCTGCGCGAGGGGCAACGCGGCCATCCAGCAGGTGTACGACCCCGACAGGCTCAAGCAGCCCCTGATCCGCGCCGGAGCGCGGGGCGAAGGCAAGTGGAAGCCCGTGTCCTGGGACGAGGCCTTCGACTTCGCAGCGAAAAAGCTCGCCGAGACCAAGGCGAAGCACGGCCCCGAGGGGACCCTCTGGTCAAGCACCGAGGGCTTCCAGGAAGTGTTCTTCAAGAACCTGGGCCTGGCTTTCGGCAGCCCCAACATCCTGCGGCACCCCTCGCTCTGCCTGGCCTCGGTGAACCTGGCCTACTCCATGACCTTCGGGACGGTGCCCAGCTTCGACCTGCAGAACGCCAAGTACGTGATCATGGCCGGGGCCAACCGCTTCGAGAGCATCATCACCCCCGACACCATGGACCTCATCGGCGGCGTCATGGAGCGCAAGGCGAAGTTCGTCTACCTCGACCCGCGCTTCACCGTCACCGCCTCCAAGGCCGACGAGTGGTACCCCATCAAGCCCGGCACCGACATGGCCTTCATCCTGGCCATGATCCACGTGATCATCCGCGAGGACCGCTGCGACAAGGCCTTCCTGGACCAGTGGACCCTGGGCTTCGACCGGCTGGTGGAGCACGTGTTGCCCTACACGCCCGAATTCGCCGAGGCCGAGACCGGCATCCCCGCCCGGGAGATCACCCGCATCGCCCGGGAGTTCGCCGACGCCGGCCACCGGGCCGTGTTCTACGCGGGGCGCCGCTCCAGCTGGTACCAGAACGATTTCCAGATGCGGCGCGCCCAGGCCATCCTCAACACCATCGTGGGCAACTGGGACCGGGAAGGGGGCATGGTGCCCAACCGGAAGGTCGCCAAGGGCGAGTTCATGTTCCTGCCCTGGGACGATCCCAAGGCCGGCCGAGTGGACGAGGTGGAGAAGAACTTCCCCCTGGCCTCCGCGAAGGACGGCGTCTACCTCCAGACCCGGGAGAACGTCCTCAAGGGCGCGCCCTACCCGGTGAAGGCCTGGATGATCTACAAGCAGGACCCGCTCAACGCCGTGCCGGACCAGGGGAAGACGCTGAAGATGATGGAGGGCATGGACTTCATCGGCGTGGTGGACATCGCCATGAGCGACACCGCCTGGTACGCCGACGTGGTCTTCCCCGAGAGCCACTACCTGGAGCGCACCGATCCCATCGAGGTGATGCCCGGCATCTGGCCCGCCGCCGTGCTGCGCCAGCAGGTCATCAAGCCGATCCACGACACGTTGCCCATGCTGGACATCGCCCAGGGCCTCGCCAGGCGCCTGGGGCTCGCGGACTACTTCGACTACACCATCGACCAGTGGATCGAGGCCGAGGCCAGGGAACTCCCCGTGGAGAACGGCCTCGAGTACATGAAGAAGCACGGAGTGGTGGCCTTCAGCGAGCCCAAGTACGGCACGACCCGGAACGCCGCCTACCGCTTCGTCACCAAGAGCGGGAAGATCGAGATCTTCTCGGAGCGGCTGGCGGAAGCGGGCCACGACCCCCTGCCGGTCTACGCCTCCCCCGCCCAGCCCCCCTCCGGTAAGTTCCGCATGATCCTGGGCCGCAAGGCGACGATCACCCACGCCGCCCTGGCCGGCCTGCCGTGGCTCCACGAGCAGGTCCCCGAGAACGACCTCTGGATCAACCAGGACCAGGCCACCCGCCTGGGAATCCGCACCGGGGACCTGGTCCAGGTGACCAGCACCGCAGGCACCGTGCGCATCAAGGCCCGGGCCACCGAGGAGATCCGCCCGGACTGCGTGTTCATGCTCCACGGGTTCGGGAAGAGGTCCCCCTGGCTCAAGCTGGTGCACAACGTGGGCGCGGCCGACGCCGTGCTGCTGGAGACCGCCTGGGACAAGGTGAGCGGCAACGCCGCCATGCACGAGACGTTCGTCAACGTGGTGAAGGTGTGA
- a CDS encoding 4Fe-4S dicluster domain-containing protein, translating to MAKNPVKRYAMVLDSRKCIDCKACIVACKAENDVPLGVFRNRINAEHGGAYPRLRASFDPEQCHHCDNPSCVRVCPTGASFQREDGIVQVREADCIGCKYCMIACPFDARFFNEETKVVDKCTFCSHRVDRGELPACVETCPSKVRTFGDLNDSGSALHALLESRRYRVLKPQTGNGPQLYYLL from the coding sequence ATGGCCAAGAATCCCGTCAAGCGCTACGCGATGGTCCTGGACTCCAGGAAATGCATCGACTGCAAGGCCTGCATCGTCGCCTGCAAGGCCGAGAACGACGTCCCCCTGGGCGTCTTCCGCAACCGCATCAACGCCGAGCACGGCGGCGCCTACCCCCGGCTGCGGGCCTCCTTCGACCCCGAGCAGTGCCACCACTGCGACAACCCCAGCTGTGTGCGGGTCTGCCCCACCGGGGCCAGCTTCCAGCGCGAGGACGGCATCGTGCAGGTGCGGGAGGCCGACTGCATCGGCTGCAAGTACTGCATGATCGCCTGCCCCTTCGACGCGCGGTTCTTCAACGAGGAGACGAAGGTGGTGGACAAGTGCACCTTCTGCTCCCACCGGGTGGACCGGGGCGAGCTCCCCGCCTGCGTGGAGACCTGCCCCAGCAAGGTCCGCACCTTCGGCGACCTCAACGACTCCGGGAGCGCGCTGCACGCGCTGCTGGAGAGCCGGCGGTACCGCGTCCTCAAACCCCAGACGGGCAACGGCCCCCAGCTGTACTACCTCCTGTAG
- the nrfD gene encoding NrfD/PsrC family molybdoenzyme membrane anchor subunit gives MHEPVWEFLIVNYLFLGGLSAGIFFVSAFCTWLQVDGVPAYPRIARIGALLAPWPVALGSFLLVFDLGKWWRFWKLFVTFRWESPMSIGSWLLLVFTGITLVNLFAWLTEDERNRLFARIPAKTPWRPRLLALNRDLGAWKRRLAMLGFPFAIGVGIYTGVLLGAVQARPFWNTNLVAQLFLFSALSTGTAVLILARVVQKGPKDVAEFRFLYTLDICLILLEFFIVVPYLIHGELSVLAVREALALVLGGPFTFVFWVLFMGAGLLLPLAIELWEFKPVLLGKGTLHITHRLAMTAAGLVIFGGYVLRYVFVFAGQASGFK, from the coding sequence ATGCATGAACCTGTCTGGGAATTCCTCATCGTCAACTACCTGTTCCTCGGCGGCCTCTCCGCGGGGATCTTCTTCGTGTCCGCCTTCTGCACCTGGCTGCAGGTGGACGGCGTCCCCGCCTACCCGCGCATCGCCCGGATCGGGGCCCTCCTGGCGCCCTGGCCCGTGGCCCTGGGGTCCTTCCTGCTGGTCTTCGACCTGGGGAAGTGGTGGCGCTTCTGGAAGCTCTTCGTGACCTTCCGGTGGGAATCGCCCATGTCCATCGGGTCCTGGCTGCTGCTGGTCTTCACCGGCATCACCCTGGTGAACCTCTTCGCCTGGCTCACGGAGGACGAGCGCAACCGGCTCTTCGCGCGCATCCCGGCGAAGACCCCCTGGCGGCCCCGGCTCCTGGCCCTCAACCGCGACCTGGGCGCGTGGAAGCGGCGCCTGGCCATGCTGGGCTTCCCCTTCGCCATCGGCGTCGGCATCTACACGGGCGTCCTGCTGGGCGCGGTGCAGGCCCGGCCCTTCTGGAACACCAACCTCGTGGCCCAGCTCTTCCTCTTCAGCGCCCTGAGCACCGGCACCGCCGTTCTGATCCTGGCGCGGGTGGTGCAGAAGGGCCCCAAGGATGTCGCCGAGTTCCGGTTCCTGTACACCCTTGATATCTGCCTGATCCTGCTGGAGTTTTTCATTGTCGTGCCGTACCTGATCCACGGAGAGCTCTCGGTGCTGGCCGTTCGCGAGGCCCTCGCCCTCGTCCTCGGCGGCCCCTTCACCTTCGTCTTCTGGGTGCTCTTCATGGGCGCGGGCCTCCTGCTGCCCCTGGCCATCGAGCTGTGGGAGTTCAAGCCTGTGCTCCTCGGCAAGGGGACCCTGCACATCACGCACCGCCTGGCCATGACGGCCGCGGGGCTGGTGATCTTCGGCGGCTACGTCCTGCGCTACGTCTTCGTCTTCGCCGGCCAGGCCAGCGGGTTCAAGTGA